The Streptomyces seoulensis genome contains a region encoding:
- the mmpB gene encoding morphogenic membrane protein MmpB has product MLWSDPKDEPPEELRHMEEKLRRLGLFIALAMVLAMIVIGLR; this is encoded by the coding sequence ATGCTGTGGTCAGACCCCAAGGACGAGCCGCCCGAGGAACTCCGTCACATGGAGGAGAAGCTCAGACGGCTCGGCCTCTTCATAGCCCTGGCCATGGTGCTGGCGATGATCGTGATCGGGCTGAGGTGA
- a CDS encoding HNH endonuclease signature motif containing protein — protein sequence MTQAHPTRTAPEDLLHRLTHLRVNRSSGGPALYKPVTLLWAMARALRGAERLLSWSETERELGGLLAASGVPPRPHYPVASLSRDGLWSLPGQGDAPTAHGDPRRWFTERRPLGGPTEEVYDLFRNSAVTRLAVQEQLLELYFGDRDPAPLLAELGLPCPEPDAVPGEPEAPERDLGPAGAGPEQWLLTAAEYEQGCRLLELTEERRHGTRAPAGGSRPKRSRAARLLVLGRSEGRCENPECAGQPTELTDRGLPLLEVDHVRDLALGGRDHPSRMVALCPNCHAVKTRGRSRERLRALLLTVAEERHRGMGAGK from the coding sequence ATGACCCAGGCGCACCCCACCCGCACGGCCCCGGAGGACCTCCTCCACCGCCTCACCCACCTCAGGGTGAACCGTTCCTCCGGCGGACCGGCGCTGTACAAGCCGGTCACCCTGCTGTGGGCCATGGCGCGGGCCCTGCGGGGTGCGGAGCGGCTGCTGTCCTGGTCCGAGACCGAGCGGGAGCTGGGCGGGCTGCTGGCCGCTTCGGGAGTGCCCCCGCGCCCGCACTACCCGGTGGCCTCGCTGAGCCGGGACGGGCTGTGGTCGCTGCCCGGCCAGGGCGACGCGCCCACCGCCCACGGCGACCCGCGCCGCTGGTTCACCGAGCGCCGGCCCCTGGGCGGCCCGACCGAGGAGGTCTACGACCTCTTCCGGAACTCCGCCGTCACCCGGCTCGCCGTGCAGGAACAGTTGCTGGAGCTGTACTTCGGCGACCGCGATCCCGCCCCGCTGCTGGCCGAACTCGGCCTGCCGTGCCCGGAGCCCGACGCGGTGCCCGGCGAGCCGGAGGCACCGGAGCGCGACCTCGGGCCGGCCGGTGCGGGCCCGGAGCAGTGGCTCCTCACCGCAGCCGAGTACGAACAGGGCTGCCGCCTGCTGGAGCTGACGGAGGAGCGGCGGCACGGCACGCGAGCCCCGGCCGGTGGCAGTCGGCCGAAGCGCTCGCGGGCGGCCCGTCTGCTGGTGCTGGGACGCAGCGAGGGGCGCTGCGAGAACCCGGAGTGCGCCGGGCAGCCGACGGAGCTGACCGACCGGGGGCTGCCGCTGCTGGAGGTCGACCATGTGCGGGACCTGGCCCTGGGCGGCCGGGACCACCCGAGCCGGATGGTGGCCCTGTGCCCGAACTGCCACGCGGTCAAGACCCGTGGCCGCTCCCGCGAACGGCTGCGCGCCCTGCTGCTGACGGTGGCCGAGGAGCGGCACCGGGGGATGGGCGCCGGGAAATGA
- a CDS encoding Maf family protein, with protein sequence MTDPQRRLVLASQSPARLGLLRQAGLAPEVIVSGVDEDAVTAPTPAELALALAEAKASVVAARPEVQGALVIGCDSVLELDGQALGKPADAEEATARWKAMRGRAGVLQTGHCVWDTAAKRYVSATASTVVRFGEPTDEEVARYVASGEPLHVAGAFTLDGRSAPFIEGIEGDHGNVIGISLPLVRKLLRELGVGITELWAPSE encoded by the coding sequence ATGACCGACCCGCAGCGCCGTCTCGTCCTCGCCTCCCAGTCCCCCGCCCGTCTGGGTCTGCTGCGGCAGGCCGGGCTGGCGCCCGAGGTGATCGTGAGCGGGGTGGACGAGGACGCCGTCACCGCCCCCACCCCGGCCGAACTGGCGCTCGCCCTCGCCGAGGCCAAGGCGTCCGTGGTGGCGGCCCGGCCGGAGGTGCAGGGCGCGCTGGTGATCGGGTGCGACTCGGTGCTGGAGCTGGACGGGCAGGCGCTCGGCAAGCCCGCCGACGCCGAGGAGGCCACCGCCCGCTGGAAGGCGATGCGCGGCCGGGCCGGGGTCCTCCAGACCGGGCACTGCGTGTGGGACACCGCCGCCAAGCGGTACGTCTCCGCGACCGCCTCCACCGTGGTCCGCTTCGGCGAGCCCACGGACGAGGAGGTCGCCCGCTACGTCGCCTCCGGCGAGCCCCTCCACGTCGCCGGGGCCTTCACCCTGGACGGCCGTTCGGCGCCGTTCATCGAGGGCATCGAGGGCGACCACGGCAACGTGATCGGCATCAGCCTGCCGCTGGTCCGCAAACTGCTGCGCGAACTGGGTGTCGGCATCACGGAGTTGTGGGCGCCGTCCGAGTGA
- a CDS encoding acyl-CoA carboxylase subunit beta: MSEPEERHETDIHTTAGKLADLQRRIHEATHAGSERAVEKQHAKGKLTARERIELLLDEDSFVELDEFARHRSTNFGLEANRPYGDGVVSGYGTVDGRPVAVFSQDFTVFGGALGEVYGQKIVKIMDFALKTGCPVIGINDSGGARIQEGVASLGAYGEIFRRNTHASGVIPQISLVVGPCAGGAVYSPAITDFTVMVDKTSHMFITGPDVIKTVTGEDVGFEELGGARTHNTSSGVAHHMAGDEKDAIEYVKQLLSYLPSNNLSEAPVYPEEADLALTDEDRELDTLVPDSANQPYDMHTVLEHVLDDGEFFETQALFAPNILTGFGRVEGQPVGLVANQPMQFAGCLDITASEKAARFVRTCDAFNIPVLTFVDVPGFLPGVDQEHDGIIRRGAKLIYAYAEATVPLITVITRKAFGGAYDVMGSKHLGADLNLAWPTAQIAVMGAQGAVSILHRRTIAEAEAAGTGEETRARLVQEYEDALLNPYVAAERGYVDAVIMPSDTRAHIVRGLRQLRTKRESLPPKKHGNIPL, translated from the coding sequence ATGTCCGAGCCGGAAGAGCGTCACGAGACCGACATCCACACGACCGCCGGGAAGCTCGCGGATCTCCAGCGGCGCATCCACGAGGCGACGCACGCCGGTTCGGAACGCGCGGTGGAGAAGCAGCACGCCAAGGGCAAACTGACGGCGCGTGAGCGCATCGAACTCCTCCTGGACGAGGATTCGTTCGTCGAGCTGGACGAGTTCGCCCGGCACCGCTCCACCAACTTCGGCCTGGAGGCGAACCGCCCGTACGGCGACGGTGTCGTCAGCGGGTACGGCACGGTGGACGGCCGCCCGGTGGCCGTGTTCTCGCAGGACTTCACCGTCTTCGGCGGCGCCCTCGGCGAGGTGTACGGCCAGAAGATCGTCAAGATCATGGACTTCGCGCTGAAGACCGGCTGTCCGGTCATCGGCATCAACGACTCCGGCGGCGCCCGCATCCAGGAGGGGGTCGCCTCGCTCGGCGCGTACGGCGAGATCTTCCGCCGCAACACCCACGCCTCCGGGGTGATCCCGCAGATCAGCCTGGTCGTCGGTCCGTGCGCGGGCGGCGCGGTGTACTCCCCCGCGATCACCGACTTCACGGTGATGGTCGACAAGACCTCGCACATGTTCATCACCGGCCCCGACGTGATCAAGACGGTCACCGGTGAGGACGTCGGCTTCGAGGAGCTGGGCGGCGCCCGCACCCACAACACCAGCTCCGGCGTGGCCCATCACATGGCGGGCGACGAGAAGGACGCGATCGAGTACGTCAAGCAGTTGCTGTCGTACCTGCCGTCCAACAACCTCAGCGAGGCCCCGGTCTACCCGGAGGAGGCGGACCTCGCCCTCACCGACGAGGACCGCGAGCTGGACACCCTCGTGCCGGACAGCGCGAACCAGCCGTACGACATGCACACGGTGCTCGAACACGTCCTGGACGACGGGGAGTTCTTCGAGACGCAGGCGCTGTTCGCGCCGAACATCCTCACCGGCTTCGGCCGGGTCGAGGGGCAGCCGGTGGGCCTGGTCGCCAACCAGCCGATGCAGTTCGCGGGCTGCCTGGACATCACGGCGTCCGAGAAGGCCGCCCGGTTCGTGCGCACCTGCGACGCGTTCAACATCCCGGTGCTCACCTTCGTGGACGTGCCCGGCTTCCTGCCCGGCGTGGACCAGGAGCACGACGGCATCATCCGCCGGGGCGCCAAGCTGATCTACGCCTACGCCGAGGCCACCGTCCCGCTGATCACCGTCATCACCCGCAAGGCGTTCGGCGGCGCGTACGACGTGATGGGCTCCAAGCACCTGGGCGCCGACCTCAACCTGGCCTGGCCGACCGCGCAGATCGCGGTGATGGGCGCGCAGGGCGCGGTCAGCATCCTGCACCGCCGCACCATCGCCGAGGCGGAAGCCGCCGGCACGGGTGAGGAGACGCGGGCGCGGCTGGTCCAGGAGTACGAGGACGCGCTGCTCAACCCGTACGTGGCGGCCGAGCGCGGCTACGTCGACGCGGTGATCATGCCGTCCGACACCCGCGCGCACATCGTCCGGGGCCTGCGTCAGCTCCGTACGAAGCGGGAATCCCTGCCTCCGAAGAAGCACGGCAACATCCCCCTGTAG
- a CDS encoding adenylate/guanylate cyclase domain-containing protein yields MSVDDTGSGAGAEGRVDPDAPDPGDDPLALRLEQLILGAERRYTPFQAARSAGVSMELASRFWRAMGFADIGQAKALTEADVLALRRLAGLVEAGLLSEAMAVQVARSTGQTTARLAEWQIDSFLEGLTEPPEPGMTRTEVTYPIIELLLPELEEFLVYVWRRQLAASAGRVVQNVDDAEMVDRRLAVAFADLVGFTRLTRRMEEEELGELVEAFETTAADLVAARGGRLIKTLGDEVLYVADDAAIAADIALRLVETLSNDETMPELRVGMALGTVTTRMGDVFGTTVNLASRLTSIAPRDAVLVDSAFAQELIRAGLAPASEAEAAEAAATAEKEGEEPPQYRFTLQPMWQRSVRGLGMVEPWLLSRRGEAG; encoded by the coding sequence GTGAGCGTCGACGACACGGGCTCCGGCGCGGGCGCGGAGGGCCGGGTGGACCCCGATGCCCCCGACCCCGGCGACGACCCGCTCGCCCTCCGCCTCGAACAGCTCATCCTCGGCGCCGAGCGCCGTTACACCCCCTTCCAGGCCGCCCGCAGCGCCGGTGTCTCCATGGAGCTGGCCTCCCGTTTCTGGCGGGCCATGGGCTTCGCCGACATCGGCCAGGCCAAGGCGCTCACCGAGGCCGACGTCCTCGCCCTGCGCCGCCTGGCCGGTCTGGTCGAGGCGGGACTGCTCAGCGAGGCCATGGCGGTGCAGGTGGCCCGCTCCACCGGGCAGACCACCGCCCGGTTGGCCGAATGGCAGATCGACTCTTTCCTGGAGGGCCTGACCGAGCCCCCCGAGCCGGGCATGACCCGTACCGAGGTCACGTACCCGATCATCGAGCTGCTCCTGCCCGAGCTGGAGGAGTTCCTCGTCTACGTCTGGCGCCGCCAGCTCGCCGCGTCCGCCGGGCGTGTGGTGCAGAACGTGGACGACGCGGAGATGGTCGACCGGCGGCTCGCCGTCGCCTTCGCCGACCTCGTCGGCTTCACCCGGCTCACCCGCCGGATGGAGGAGGAGGAACTGGGCGAGCTGGTCGAGGCGTTCGAGACGACCGCCGCCGACCTGGTGGCCGCGCGCGGCGGCCGGCTCATCAAGACCCTGGGCGACGAGGTCCTCTACGTCGCCGATGACGCGGCCATCGCCGCCGACATCGCCCTGCGCCTGGTCGAGACGCTGTCCAACGACGAGACGATGCCCGAACTGCGCGTCGGCATGGCGCTCGGCACGGTGACCACGCGGATGGGCGACGTGTTCGGCACGACGGTGAACCTCGCCTCCCGGCTGACCTCGATAGCGCCGCGTGACGCCGTGCTGGTCGACAGCGCCTTCGCGCAGGAGCTGATCCGCGCCGGTCTGGCGCCCGCCTCCGAGGCGGAAGCGGCGGAGGCGGCCGCGACCGCCGAGAAGGAGGGCGAGGAGCCCCCGCAGTACCGCTTCACGCTCCAGCCGATGTGGCAGCGCTCGGTGCGCGGCCTGGGCATGGTCGAGCCGTGGCTGCTGTCCCGCCGGGGCGAAGCGGGCTGA
- a CDS encoding acetyl/propionyl/methylcrotonyl-CoA carboxylase subunit alpha codes for MRKVLIANRGEIAVRVARACRDAGIASVAVYADPDRDALHVRAADEAFALGGDTPATSYLDIEKVLNAARESGADAIHPGYGFLSENAEFAQAVLDAGLTWIGPPPQAIRDLGDKVAARHIAQRAGAPLVAGTPDPVSGSEEVVAFAKEHGLPIAIKAAFGGGGRGLKVARTLEEVPELYDSAVREAVAAFGRGECFVERYLDRPRHVETQCLADKHGNVVVVSTRDCSLQRRHQKLVEEAPAPFLSEEQVAELYRASKAILKEAAYEGAGTCEFLVGQDGTISFLEVNTRLQVEHPVTEEVAGIDLVREMFRIADGEELGYGDPELRGHSFEFRINGEDPGRGFLPAPGTVTRFEAPTGPGVRLDAGVESGSVIGPAWDSLLAKLVVTGRTRKEALERAARALDEFQVEGMATAIPFHRVVVRDAAFAPELTGSKDPFTVHTRWIETEFVNEIKPFTAPADAEADEELGRETVVVEVGGKRLEVSLPSSLGMSLARTGLAAGAKPKRRAAKKSGPVASGDTLASPMQGTIVKVAVEEGQTVQEGDLIVVLEAMKMEQPLNAHRAGTVKGLLAEIGASITSGAPICEIKD; via the coding sequence GTGCGCAAGGTGCTCATCGCCAACCGTGGCGAAATCGCTGTCCGTGTGGCGCGGGCCTGCCGAGACGCAGGCATCGCGAGCGTGGCCGTGTACGCCGACCCGGACCGGGACGCTCTGCACGTCCGGGCCGCGGATGAGGCGTTCGCCCTGGGCGGTGACACCCCGGCCACCAGCTATCTGGACATCGAGAAGGTCCTGAACGCCGCCCGGGAGTCCGGCGCGGACGCGATCCACCCCGGCTACGGCTTCCTCTCGGAGAACGCCGAGTTCGCCCAGGCCGTGCTGGACGCGGGTCTGACCTGGATCGGTCCGCCGCCGCAGGCCATCCGGGACCTGGGTGACAAGGTCGCCGCCCGGCACATCGCGCAGCGCGCGGGTGCCCCGCTGGTCGCCGGTACGCCGGACCCGGTCTCGGGCTCCGAGGAGGTCGTGGCCTTCGCGAAGGAGCACGGCCTGCCGATCGCCATCAAGGCCGCCTTCGGCGGTGGCGGGCGCGGTCTGAAGGTGGCCCGCACCCTCGAAGAGGTGCCGGAGCTGTACGACTCGGCGGTCCGCGAGGCCGTCGCCGCCTTCGGCCGGGGCGAGTGCTTCGTGGAGCGCTACCTCGACCGCCCGCGGCACGTGGAGACCCAGTGCCTGGCCGACAAGCACGGCAACGTGGTCGTCGTCTCCACCCGTGACTGCTCGCTCCAGCGCCGCCACCAGAAGCTGGTCGAGGAGGCACCGGCGCCGTTCCTCTCCGAGGAGCAGGTCGCCGAGCTGTACCGCGCCTCCAAGGCCATCCTCAAGGAGGCCGCCTACGAGGGCGCCGGCACCTGTGAGTTCCTGGTCGGCCAGGACGGCACGATCTCCTTCCTGGAGGTCAACACCCGCCTCCAGGTCGAGCACCCCGTGACCGAGGAGGTCGCCGGGATCGACCTGGTCCGCGAGATGTTCCGTATCGCCGACGGCGAGGAGCTGGGCTACGGCGACCCCGAGCTGCGCGGGCACTCCTTCGAGTTCCGCATCAACGGCGAGGACCCGGGCCGGGGCTTCCTCCCCGCCCCCGGTACGGTCACCCGCTTCGAGGCGCCGACCGGTCCCGGTGTCCGGCTGGACGCGGGCGTGGAGTCCGGGTCGGTCATCGGCCCGGCGTGGGACTCCCTGCTGGCCAAGCTGGTCGTCACCGGCCGCACCCGCAAGGAGGCGCTGGAGCGCGCCGCGCGGGCGCTGGACGAGTTCCAGGTCGAGGGCATGGCCACGGCCATCCCGTTCCACCGCGTGGTGGTCCGGGACGCGGCCTTCGCCCCGGAGCTGACCGGCTCCAAGGACCCCTTCACGGTTCACACGCGCTGGATCGAGACCGAGTTCGTCAACGAGATCAAGCCCTTCACCGCCCCCGCCGACGCGGAGGCGGACGAGGAGCTGGGCCGCGAGACGGTCGTGGTCGAGGTGGGCGGCAAGCGCCTGGAGGTCTCCCTCCCCTCGTCGCTGGGCATGTCCCTGGCCCGCACCGGCCTCGCGGCGGGCGCCAAGCCCAAGCGCCGCGCGGCCAAGAAGTCCGGCCCCGTCGCCTCCGGCGACACCCTCGCCTCCCCGATGCAGGGCACCATCGTCAAGGTGGCCGTCGAGGAGGGCCAGACGGTCCAGGAGGGCGACCTGATCGTCGTCCTGGAGGCCATGAAGATGGAACAGCCTCTCAACGCCCACCGAGCGGGCACGGTGAAGGGCCTCCTCGCCGAGATCGGCGCCTCCATCACCTCGGGCGCCCCGATCTGCGAGATCAAGGACTGA
- a CDS encoding acyl-CoA carboxylase subunit epsilon, which translates to MNIKVVRGNPTPEELAAALAVVRARAVAAAEPSSGARRPRDAWSDPARLAGRRLPPPGPVSWSRTYWPG; encoded by the coding sequence ATGAACATCAAGGTCGTACGAGGCAATCCCACCCCGGAGGAGCTGGCCGCCGCACTGGCGGTGGTCCGCGCCCGCGCCGTGGCGGCGGCCGAGCCGTCGTCCGGCGCGCGGCGGCCGAGGGACGCGTGGTCGGACCCGGCCCGGCTCGCGGGCCGCCGCCTGCCCCCGCCGGGCCCGGTCTCCTGGTCCCGCACCTACTGGCCGGGCTGA
- a CDS encoding biotin--[acetyl-CoA-carboxylase] ligase, which translates to MTPHNASGSSRWSDLDRPPLNATALRRALVQEGGLWSSVDVVQRTGSTNSDLVARASSGAAEEGAVLIAEEQTAGRGRLDRRWTAPPRSGLFFSVLLRPAEVPLERWGWLPLLTGVAVATGLSRAAGVDAALKWPNDLLVTVGGEERKAGGILAERAGEDGVVVGVGLNVTLRADELPVPGAGSLLLADSVSTDRDTLLRSVLRSLETWYDRWRAAGGDPVTSTLQETYTAGCATLGREVRAELPGDRDLVGEAVAVDGDGRLVIATPQGTREAVGAGDIVHLRPA; encoded by the coding sequence ATGACGCCGCACAATGCCTCAGGTTCCAGCCGCTGGTCCGACCTCGACCGTCCGCCGCTCAACGCCACCGCGCTGCGCCGCGCGCTCGTCCAGGAGGGCGGACTGTGGTCGTCGGTCGATGTGGTCCAGCGCACCGGCTCCACCAACTCCGACCTCGTGGCCCGCGCGTCCTCCGGTGCGGCGGAGGAGGGCGCGGTGCTGATCGCCGAGGAGCAGACGGCGGGGCGCGGGCGGCTGGACCGGCGCTGGACGGCTCCGCCGCGCTCGGGGCTGTTCTTCTCCGTACTGCTCCGGCCCGCCGAGGTGCCGCTGGAGCGCTGGGGCTGGCTGCCGCTGCTGACCGGCGTCGCGGTGGCCACCGGCCTGTCCCGCGCCGCGGGCGTCGACGCGGCCCTGAAGTGGCCGAACGACCTGCTGGTCACCGTCGGCGGCGAGGAGCGCAAGGCGGGCGGCATCCTCGCGGAGCGCGCAGGCGAGGACGGGGTGGTCGTCGGCGTCGGCCTCAACGTCACCCTGCGCGCCGACGAACTCCCCGTCCCCGGGGCGGGTTCCCTCCTCCTCGCCGACTCCGTGAGCACGGACCGCGACACGCTGCTCCGCTCCGTCCTCCGCTCCCTGGAGACCTGGTACGACCGCTGGCGCGCGGCGGGCGGCGACCCGGTCACGAGCACCCTCCAGGAGACCTACACGGCCGGCTGCGCCACCCTGGGCCGCGAGGTCCGGGCGGAACTCCCCGGAGACCGGGACCTGGTGGGCGAGGCGGTGGCGGTCGACGGGGACGGAAGGCTGGTCATCGCCACGCCACAGGGCACGCGGGAGGCCGTCGGCGCGGGGGACATCGTGCACCTGCGTCCGGCGTAG